In the Bacteroidales bacterium genome, AGTGATGTTTAGCGTATTCTTCGATGATCTCTATAGCTTTCTGAGGCGTTAACTCTGGATAGATCTCATCATTAACAAGCATCACGGGGCCTTTATGGCACCAGCCAAGACAGTTGGCTGTTAATAAGGTGAACCTTTTGTCATGGGTGGTTTCCCCAACTTTGATTTTGAGCATGTTTTCGAGTGCAAGTAATACTTCGTCTTTACCTTTCATGTGGCAAGTAATTGTTTTGCACACTCTGATGATGTTTTTTCCACGTGGTACTGTATCAAGGAAGGTGTAAAAAGACGCTGTACCGTAAACATCGGCAGCAGCCAGATCCAATTCCCTTGCTACAGCGATCATGGCGTCTTCTGACAGGAACCTCTCTTCCTGAACAACACCCTGTAAGACAGCCATGAGACTGTTGCGGGTCTTGCCATGCTGCTTTACCAGCTCTTTAACTAAAAGTTCAGTGTTTGACATTTATCCTCCGTAGTTTATTAAGTTGTTGTAAAATATAGCATTATATAGATGTACTGTTATCCCACTAACAATGATTTGCAAAAATAACCATTCTGTTTGTTATAAAATTAACAATACAGTCTCTTTTTCGCTGTAATAGCTTAATTTATAATTGATCTAAATATCAGTAGGTGTTTAAGTTGCTAGATACTTGTTGCTTGTTACTTTTTGCTTATGCCTGAAGATAGAATAATGTGTTCACCGGCAAGTATAAAATGAAAATCCTTACTTTCGCTTCTTGAAACTTAGATAATGCCCCGCTATTTCATTTACCTGGCTTATGACGGAACAGCTTATCATGGCTGGCAAATTCAGCCAAATGGCATCACTGTACAACAAGTTTTGAATGATGCGCTTTCAACTGTATTGAGGAAACCAATAATGGCGCACAGTGCGGGACGCACAGATACGGGAGTACATGCCCGGCAGTTTTATGCACATATTGATGTGGGACAGCGTATTTCCTCTGAGGAATGCGAACAACTTGTTTTCAGTCTAAATGGGATACTTCCGAAAGACATCGCCGTTTACGAAGTGTTCCAGGTTAATCCAGATATGCACGCGCGGTTCAGCGCAATTTCAAGAACCTACGAATATATTATCAGCCGGAGTAAAGATCCGTTTCTTGTGAACCGTGCCTGGTTCAACACCCGGCAACTGGATATTGACCTGATGAACCAGGGAGCTGCCATCCTACTCGAATACAATGATTTTGCCTGCTTCTCGAAGTCAAATACTCAGGTAAAAACCTATATCTGCAGCATCATGCATGCAAGATGGGAACAACACGAACAGCTTCTGACATTTAAAATTACCGCCGATCGCTTCCTTCGAAACATGGTTCGTGCAATTGTAGGTACATTAACAGAGTTAGGCCGTGGAAAAATATCATTAAACGATTTGCGACGAATTATCGAAACTGGCGACAGAAAATTAGCCGGGTTTTCGGTTCCCGCCGAAGGGCTTTTTCTCACAGAGATAAAATACCCTGAAAATATGAGAATTACATGACCCAGGAAACAAGACACAAGAGCCAAGAATGAAGACACAAGAGCCAAGAAACAAGAAACATGAAACAAGCAACATGTAACCAGGAGCTGAAACGCCGAACCCGGAACTTTGAACTTGGAACTTTGAACCCCTGCTCGAATGAACATTCGTTCAGGCAGGGTAACCCGAAACGCCGAACATCAAACGCCGCACACGAACTAGATCTCCATATCTTTTATAATACGGTTGATGCGTTCTTCCATCAGATTATCAGTGGCATCAAAGCTTTGGCGATTAGAGAGTTCGCCCCTGATTCCGAAATAGAACTTGATTTTTGGTTCAGTACCTGAAGGCCTGATGGCAATTTTGCTGCCATCGGCCAGGAAAAACTGCAAAACGTTAGATGCCGGCAAATCAATTGGGCTGGTGATTCCTGTTGCGAGGTTCATTTCCAGTTGTTTCTGATAATCCTTGATTATTTCGAGCCTGGTGCCGGCTATTTCCTGTGGTGGAATACGCCTGAAGTTATCCATCATGGCCGCTATAGCCTCAGCGCCGGCTTTTCCTTTTTTTGTTACTGATAAAAGTTTCTCTTTGTAGAAACCAAATTCAATATAAATATCAAGCAGCACATCAAAAAACGACTTACCCTGATCTGCAGCCCATGCTGCTGCCTCTGCCAGCATACAGCATGAAACCACTGCATCTTTATCGCGCACAAAATCACCAACAAGATAACCATAGCTTTCTTCGCCGCCTCCGATAAACTTCATTTTCCCTTCGAGTTCCCTGATAATTTCAGCGATGTATTTGAAGCCGGTAAGCACAT is a window encoding:
- the truA gene encoding tRNA pseudouridine(38-40) synthase TruA: MPRYFIYLAYDGTAYHGWQIQPNGITVQQVLNDALSTVLRKPIMAHSAGRTDTGVHARQFYAHIDVGQRISSEECEQLVFSLNGILPKDIAVYEVFQVNPDMHARFSAISRTYEYIISRSKDPFLVNRAWFNTRQLDIDLMNQGAAILLEYNDFACFSKSNTQVKTYICSIMHARWEQHEQLLTFKITADRFLRNMVRAIVGTLTELGRGKISLNDLRRIIETGDRKLAGFSVPAEGLFLTEIKYPENMRIT
- a CDS encoding NAD(P)H-dependent oxidoreductase subunit E yields the protein MSNTELLVKELVKQHGKTRNSLMAVLQGVVQEERFLSEDAMIAVARELDLAAADVYGTASFYTFLDTVPRGKNIIRVCKTITCHMKGKDEVLLALENMLKIKVGETTHDKRFTLLTANCLGWCHKGPVMLVNDEIYPELTPQKAIEIIEEYAKHH